In Niallia sp. FSL W8-0635, one genomic interval encodes:
- a CDS encoding PTS system mannose/fructose/sorbose family transporter subunit IID has translation MEKTFKLSKRDRISVWWRSTFIQGSWNYERMQNGGWAFSMIPAIKRLYKTKEDRAEALKRHLEFFNTHPYVASPILGVTLALEEERANGAPVDDKAIQGVKVGMMGPLAGIGDPVFWFTVKPILGALAASLALTGNILGPIIYFFAWNLIRMGFTWYTQEVGYKAGSKITDDLSGGLLQNITKGASILGMFILGALVNRWVSVKFTPVVSSVELDDGAFIDWDKLPDGAEGMKMALEQQAAGLSLDPVKVTTLQSNLDSLIPGLAGLLLTLLCMWLLKKKVSPIVMILGLFAVGIVFHLLHLM, from the coding sequence ATGGAAAAAACATTCAAATTATCAAAAAGAGATCGTATTTCAGTTTGGTGGCGTTCTACTTTTATCCAAGGCTCTTGGAACTATGAACGTATGCAAAACGGTGGTTGGGCATTCTCTATGATTCCTGCCATTAAAAGATTATATAAAACGAAAGAAGACCGTGCTGAAGCACTAAAACGTCACTTAGAATTCTTTAACACACATCCTTATGTAGCTTCACCAATTCTTGGTGTAACTTTAGCACTTGAGGAAGAACGTGCAAATGGTGCGCCGGTTGATGATAAAGCAATCCAAGGGGTTAAAGTTGGAATGATGGGACCATTAGCTGGTATTGGTGATCCTGTTTTCTGGTTCACGGTTAAACCAATCCTTGGTGCATTAGCAGCTTCTCTTGCTTTGACTGGTAATATCCTTGGTCCAATTATTTACTTCTTTGCATGGAACCTTATTCGAATGGGCTTCACTTGGTATACACAAGAGGTTGGTTACAAAGCTGGTTCTAAGATTACAGATGATTTATCTGGTGGATTACTACAAAACATTACAAAGGGTGCTTCCATTCTGGGGATGTTTATCCTTGGTGCGCTAGTAAATCGGTGGGTATCGGTTAAATTTACGCCTGTCGTCTCCTCGGTTGAGCTGGACGACGGTGCCTTTATCGATTGGGATAAGCTACCTGATGGAGCGGAAGGAATGAAAATGGCCTTGGAACAGCAGGCCGCCGGGCTTTCATTAGATCCAGTTAAAGTAACAACTTTACAAAGCAATTTAGATAGCTTAATTCCTGGTTTAGCAGGATTGTTATTAACACTTCTTTGCATGTGGTTACTTAAGAAGAAAGTTTCTCCGATTGTTATGATTCTTGGATTATTTGCAGTAGGTATTGTATTCCATTTACTTCACTTAATGTAA
- a CDS encoding NAD-dependent malic enzyme encodes MSVSENVIITTLKGKEILSNPFLNKGVAFTKEEREDLGLDGLLPPQVLTLDEQVNRAYEQYSMRTTNLFKNGLLNDLYNRNVVLYYRLLKEHLAEMLPIVYTPTVGDAIQSYSHSYHRPGGLYLSIDHPEGVEKAFYNLGKSRNDIDLIVVTDSESILGIGDQGVGGINIAIGKLAVYTAAAGIDPSRVLPVVLDVGTNNQSLIEDPIYIGNKFPRVRGERYDDFIDLFVHTARKFFPEVLLHWEDLGNVNARNILEKYGDKILTFNDDIQGTGAVTLAAVMSALKVTGASLKDQRIIVFGPGAGGLGNADQIVDAMENQGLTKEEAYDHFWAIDYRGLLTDETPDVLNFQMPYVRKGEEVKDWDRNEDGIISLLEVVKRVKPTILIGTSGQAGAFTEEIVKEMAKHVERPIIMPMSNPTILAEAVPENLIKWTDGKALIATGSPFANVEYNGITYEIGQSNNAFVFPGLGLGAIVSKAQVISKGMFAAAANAVAEMCEANQPGASLLPSIEKLHDVSIYVAVEVAKAALYEGIARANLTDVPKAVIDAVWQPEYKEIKSVGIWAHV; translated from the coding sequence ATGAGTGTGTCAGAGAATGTAATTATCACAACATTAAAAGGAAAGGAAATTCTCTCTAATCCCTTTTTAAATAAAGGAGTAGCCTTTACGAAAGAGGAAAGAGAAGATCTTGGACTTGACGGTCTGTTGCCACCACAAGTGCTTACACTTGATGAACAAGTAAACAGAGCCTATGAGCAATATTCGATGCGGACCACCAATCTTTTTAAAAACGGTTTGCTTAATGATTTATATAATCGAAATGTCGTTCTGTATTACCGACTTTTAAAAGAACATCTAGCAGAAATGCTCCCAATCGTCTACACTCCTACAGTCGGTGATGCTATCCAGTCATACTCTCATAGCTACCATCGTCCAGGAGGATTGTATCTTTCCATAGATCATCCTGAAGGTGTTGAAAAGGCATTTTATAATCTTGGCAAGTCTAGAAATGACATTGACTTAATCGTTGTCACGGACTCAGAAAGTATTCTTGGCATTGGGGATCAAGGGGTAGGTGGTATTAATATTGCGATAGGTAAACTCGCAGTATATACAGCGGCAGCTGGTATTGATCCAAGCCGTGTTCTGCCAGTTGTATTGGATGTTGGTACGAACAATCAATCTTTAATTGAAGACCCTATCTATATTGGTAACAAATTCCCTCGTGTCCGCGGTGAACGTTATGACGATTTCATTGATTTATTTGTTCATACTGCAAGAAAGTTTTTCCCAGAAGTGCTTCTTCATTGGGAAGATCTTGGCAATGTAAATGCACGAAATATCTTGGAAAAATATGGCGATAAAATCCTTACCTTTAATGATGACATCCAAGGAACAGGTGCTGTGACGCTTGCTGCTGTTATGTCTGCGTTAAAAGTTACAGGAGCTTCTCTGAAGGATCAACGTATTATTGTCTTTGGACCGGGTGCTGGTGGTCTCGGTAATGCAGACCAAATAGTTGATGCCATGGAAAATCAAGGGCTAACAAAGGAAGAGGCTTATGATCATTTTTGGGCAATTGACTATCGAGGCTTATTAACAGATGAAACACCAGATGTTCTGAATTTCCAAATGCCTTATGTGAGAAAAGGGGAGGAAGTAAAGGACTGGGATAGAAATGAGGACGGAATCATTTCATTACTGGAGGTAGTGAAAAGGGTGAAACCAACCATTCTAATTGGCACTTCTGGCCAAGCTGGCGCCTTTACGGAGGAAATTGTGAAGGAAATGGCAAAGCATGTGGAGCGTCCAATTATCATGCCAATGTCCAATCCTACTATACTTGCTGAAGCAGTTCCCGAAAACCTGATTAAATGGACGGATGGCAAGGCATTAATTGCAACGGGAAGTCCTTTTGCTAATGTAGAATATAACGGTATTACCTATGAAATTGGGCAGTCAAATAACGCATTTGTATTTCCAGGTCTGGGACTTGGTGCTATTGTTTCAAAAGCACAAGTTATTTCAAAAGGAATGTTTGCGGCGGCAGCAAATGCTGTTGCTGAGATGTGCGAAGCCAACCAGCCTGGTGCTTCCTTGCTTCCTTCGATTGAGAAATTGCATGATGTATCTATTTATGTTGCCGTTGAAGTAGCAAAGGCTGCTCTATACGAAGGGATTGCAAGAGCGAACCTTACAGATGTTCCAAAAGCTGTGATTGATGCAGTTTGGCAGCCTGAGTATAAGGAAATAAAAAGTGTCGGTATTTGGGCACATGTTTAA
- the dcuS gene encoding DcuS/MalK family sensor histidine kinase, with the protein MKKGKFSLQAIIIIFVCIVVVLSLGITDLIISNGITSSVEGTQKEKALDVARMMAVTPQVKEVLEGKASQTEIQAFANQIKEQTNVNFVVVMDMNGNRLSHPEPSKVGKHFSGGDEGPVLKGKEYVSISKGTLGHSMRAFTPIKNARGEQIGAVAVGISLKSVTEAVHKGRMGIFMGTLIGTLIGVIGAVALARYFKKILLGLEPFAIAKLLEERSSMLQSVREGIIAIDQEGKITLVNKAASKLFQKAGLDESAIGKNIEGYLPDTRLTRIIKSGEMDLDQEQNLHGVTILVNRVPVVVENQVVGAIATFRDKTEVQQMAEQLTGVRNYADALRAQAHEFMNKLHVILGLVRTEQYDTLANYISETVNRRETEVGFVTKQVQDPVLAGFLIGKLSFARESGVCLSFHCENKLPKPVHSEITHELITIIGNIFDNAIEAIVDSVNKKVHLQLDYAEDILTIEVKDTGMGMTNSLQNKILDKGFSTKGNNRGFGLFLMAQAIERLEGDLIISSKPGKGTTFAVYIPYKAEVSKND; encoded by the coding sequence ATGAAAAAAGGCAAATTTAGTTTACAGGCCATCATTATTATTTTTGTATGTATTGTTGTTGTGTTATCTCTTGGAATAACCGATTTGATTATAAGTAATGGTATTACCTCTAGTGTAGAAGGAACGCAGAAAGAAAAAGCATTGGATGTTGCTAGGATGATGGCTGTTACTCCACAGGTGAAAGAGGTTCTCGAAGGAAAAGCTAGCCAGACAGAAATTCAAGCTTTTGCAAATCAAATAAAAGAACAAACCAATGTTAACTTTGTTGTTGTGATGGATATGAACGGAAATCGTTTATCCCATCCGGAGCCTAGTAAAGTGGGAAAGCACTTTAGCGGAGGAGATGAAGGTCCTGTTCTGAAGGGAAAGGAGTATGTTTCCATTTCCAAAGGGACGCTTGGCCACTCTATGCGAGCGTTTACTCCTATAAAGAATGCACGGGGAGAACAAATCGGTGCGGTTGCTGTAGGGATTTCTTTAAAGAGTGTGACAGAGGCTGTCCATAAGGGACGGATGGGCATCTTTATGGGAACATTGATTGGGACTTTAATTGGTGTAATCGGGGCAGTGGCTCTGGCTAGATACTTCAAAAAAATTCTTTTAGGACTCGAGCCGTTTGCCATTGCTAAGCTTCTGGAAGAGCGTAGTTCTATGCTTCAGTCTGTACGCGAGGGAATTATAGCCATTGATCAGGAGGGCAAAATCACCCTTGTTAATAAGGCAGCTAGTAAGCTTTTTCAAAAAGCGGGTCTTGATGAGAGTGCTATTGGGAAGAACATTGAAGGATATTTGCCAGATACTCGGTTAACACGCATTATAAAATCGGGTGAAATGGATTTGGACCAAGAGCAGAACTTGCATGGAGTAACTATTTTAGTAAACCGAGTACCAGTAGTGGTGGAAAATCAAGTGGTGGGTGCGATTGCAACCTTCCGTGATAAAACAGAGGTCCAGCAAATGGCTGAACAGCTAACAGGTGTACGTAATTATGCCGATGCTCTCCGTGCTCAAGCACATGAATTTATGAATAAGCTCCATGTTATTCTTGGTCTCGTTCGAACGGAACAATACGATACACTTGCCAATTATATAAGTGAAACGGTTAATCGCCGGGAAACAGAGGTTGGCTTTGTTACAAAGCAAGTCCAAGACCCTGTTCTTGCTGGATTTCTGATTGGAAAGCTAAGCTTTGCCAGAGAGTCTGGGGTTTGTCTTTCCTTTCATTGTGAAAATAAACTTCCTAAGCCTGTACACTCAGAAATCACTCATGAACTAATCACAATTATTGGGAATATCTTTGATAATGCAATTGAGGCAATTGTAGATAGCGTAAACAAAAAGGTACATCTACAATTGGATTACGCAGAAGATATTTTGACTATTGAAGTCAAGGATACAGGAATGGGAATGACGAATTCCCTTCAAAATAAAATTCTCGATAAAGGCTTCTCCACCAAAGGAAATAATCGTGGGTTTGGTTTGTTTCTTATGGCGCAGGCGATAGAGAGATTGGAAGGTGACCTCATTATTTCGTCCAAGCCGGGAAAGGGGACAACTTTTGCCGTGTATATACCTTATAAAGCAGAGGTGAGTAAAAATGATTAA
- a CDS encoding FAD-binding protein yields the protein MALKRNWAGNFQYSTSNWHGPESVEEVQQLVSRLTKLRVIGTRHSFNSIADSNENIVSLQKLNKVLHIDRENESATVEAGIKYGDLCHVLHQHGYALHNLASLPHISVAGACATATHGSGNHNQNLATAVRSIEVVTADGSIVNFSREKSEEELHGAVVGLGGIGVVTKLTLDIQPTHQMRQDVYENLPLAQLAHDFDAIYSSAYSVSLFTDWQNETFNQVWLKSKLTDGQAFSLGQEFYGAKAAKENLHPVPGVGAENCTAQLGVPGDWLDRMPHFRMDFMPSKGQELQSEYIMAREHAYEALCAISEIREQIAPHLFISEVRTIAQDELWLSPSYKQDSVAFHFTWQDKWEEVQKVLPLIEAQLEPFQAKPHWGKLFTTSPAKIQSLYEKMPDFQQLLLKYDPNGKFRNEFLSRYVFGVGE from the coding sequence ATGGCTTTAAAAAGAAATTGGGCAGGTAACTTTCAATATAGCACGTCTAACTGGCATGGACCAGAATCGGTTGAAGAGGTTCAACAACTAGTTTCAAGGTTAACAAAACTTCGTGTCATCGGAACGCGTCACTCGTTTAATAGTATTGCAGATTCGAATGAGAATATAGTATCCTTGCAAAAGCTTAACAAGGTCTTACACATTGACCGCGAAAATGAAAGCGCAACCGTAGAAGCTGGAATAAAGTACGGAGACCTTTGTCATGTTCTTCATCAACATGGCTATGCCTTACATAATCTTGCTTCCCTTCCCCATATTTCGGTTGCTGGAGCCTGTGCAACAGCAACACACGGTTCCGGTAATCACAACCAAAATTTAGCTACAGCGGTGCGCTCTATAGAGGTTGTTACTGCTGATGGTAGTATTGTAAACTTTTCAAGAGAAAAATCAGAAGAGGAATTACATGGCGCTGTTGTGGGACTAGGCGGGATTGGTGTTGTCACAAAACTAACACTAGATATACAGCCAACTCATCAAATGAGACAAGATGTATATGAAAATCTTCCGCTAGCACAGCTAGCACACGATTTTGACGCCATTTATTCTAGTGCCTATAGTGTCAGCCTGTTTACGGATTGGCAGAACGAAACATTTAATCAGGTATGGTTGAAGAGCAAACTAACAGATGGTCAGGCTTTTTCATTAGGACAGGAGTTCTATGGGGCAAAAGCTGCCAAAGAAAATCTCCATCCCGTACCAGGAGTCGGCGCAGAGAATTGTACAGCCCAGCTTGGTGTGCCAGGGGACTGGCTTGACCGCATGCCACACTTCCGAATGGACTTCATGCCAAGTAAAGGACAAGAGCTGCAAAGTGAATATATAATGGCTCGAGAGCATGCCTACGAAGCACTTTGTGCAATAAGCGAAATCCGCGAACAAATCGCACCACATTTATTTATATCCGAAGTAAGGACAATTGCCCAAGACGAACTTTGGTTAAGTCCATCCTATAAGCAAGATTCCGTTGCCTTTCACTTTACATGGCAGGATAAATGGGAAGAAGTTCAAAAGGTGCTGCCACTAATCGAAGCCCAGCTTGAACCTTTCCAAGCAAAGCCACATTGGGGAAAACTATTTACAACCTCTCCAGCAAAAATACAATCACTGTATGAAAAAATGCCTGACTTTCAGCAACTGCTATTGAAGTATGACCCAAATGGGAAGTTTCGGAATGAATTTTTGAGTAGATATGTATTTGGTGTAGGGGAGTGA
- a CDS encoding 2-keto-3-deoxygluconate permease gives MHIPIKKTLDKIPGGMMVVPLFLGVLTNTFFPQFLEIGHFTTALFSKEASSTILACFMFLIGSQINFKLAPKAIKKGAILLSGKFIVGAGIGIAVAMIFGPAGILGLSPLAILAALLNANGGLYASLASSYGDETDVGAYALFSLKDGPFFTLVALGASGLASIPFHALVGVLIPIVIGMILGNIDPDMRKFLGSSKLLLIPFFSFPLGAGMNLKTIVEAGGPGLLLGLIAAFTGIGAYLLLKLFKENPIVGLATGSTAGNAVATPAVVAAADPTLSSIAPAATAQVAAACVVSAIVCPIIVSYVFKRLEKKKAKNSIARAA, from the coding sequence ATGCATATTCCCATTAAGAAGACGCTTGATAAAATACCAGGTGGGATGATGGTTGTTCCACTATTTTTAGGGGTATTAACAAACACATTTTTCCCGCAATTTTTAGAAATTGGTCATTTTACAACGGCATTATTTAGTAAAGAAGCATCATCAACCATTTTGGCATGTTTTATGTTTTTAATTGGCTCGCAAATTAATTTTAAATTAGCTCCAAAGGCAATTAAAAAAGGGGCAATCTTACTATCTGGAAAATTTATAGTAGGTGCTGGTATAGGTATTGCAGTAGCCATGATATTTGGACCTGCTGGAATATTGGGATTATCTCCTTTAGCCATTCTTGCAGCATTATTAAATGCTAATGGAGGTTTGTACGCATCGCTTGCTTCATCATATGGTGACGAAACTGATGTAGGAGCATATGCGTTATTTTCTTTAAAAGACGGTCCATTTTTTACATTAGTTGCATTAGGAGCATCAGGTCTTGCTTCCATTCCTTTTCATGCACTTGTAGGCGTATTAATTCCGATTGTAATAGGAATGATTTTAGGAAATATTGATCCTGATATGAGAAAGTTCCTTGGAAGCAGTAAGTTATTATTAATCCCATTCTTCTCCTTCCCATTAGGTGCAGGAATGAATCTTAAAACGATTGTCGAAGCGGGAGGTCCTGGCCTATTACTAGGCTTAATAGCTGCATTCACTGGAATTGGAGCTTACTTGCTGTTGAAATTATTTAAAGAAAATCCGATCGTTGGTTTAGCAACAGGGTCAACTGCGGGAAATGCTGTAGCTACGCCAGCTGTTGTTGCAGCAGCAGATCCAACTCTATCTTCCATTGCACCAGCAGCTACTGCCCAAGTTGCAGCAGCATGTGTAGTATCGGCAATCGTCTGCCCAATTATTGTTAGCTATGTATTTAAAAGATTGGAAAAGAAAAAAGCTAAAAATTCTATAGCAAGAGCAGCATGA
- a CDS encoding response regulator, with the protein MINVLIVEDDPMVAEINKRYLSQIDGFQLATTANSVEEAINLLKKEKIQLILLDIFMPGKLGLELLPYLRKNELEIDVIIISAASDLERIKKALRHGVVDYLIKPFEFERFHVALTSYLEKTRITDKRESISQQELDSLLLHREETVTVEELPKGLTKDTLRQIWDAIQKLKEAPFSTDDVANVVGISRVSARKYLNFLKELEILEVKVIYGTIGRPVYQHEYNQWKEHLIKNFL; encoded by the coding sequence ATGATTAATGTGCTGATTGTAGAAGATGATCCGATGGTAGCGGAAATTAATAAACGGTACCTTTCGCAAATTGATGGATTCCAATTGGCTACAACAGCCAATTCTGTAGAGGAAGCGATCAATTTATTGAAAAAAGAAAAAATCCAGTTGATTCTTTTAGATATATTTATGCCAGGCAAGCTCGGGCTGGAATTGTTACCCTATCTAAGGAAAAATGAACTGGAAATTGATGTTATCATTATTTCGGCAGCCTCGGATCTAGAACGAATTAAGAAAGCCTTAAGGCATGGTGTTGTCGACTATTTAATTAAGCCTTTTGAGTTTGAAAGGTTTCATGTTGCTCTCACTAGTTACCTTGAGAAAACGAGGATTACGGATAAGCGGGAGTCCATTAGTCAACAAGAACTGGATTCTTTGCTTTTACATAGAGAAGAGACTGTAACCGTTGAGGAATTGCCAAAAGGATTAACAAAGGATACTTTGAGGCAAATATGGGATGCAATTCAGAAATTAAAGGAGGCACCTTTCTCGACTGATGATGTGGCAAATGTTGTTGGAATTTCAAGAGTATCGGCTAGAAAGTATCTTAATTTCCTGAAAGAGTTAGAAATACTCGAAGTGAAGGTTATCTATGGAACGATTGGAAGGCCTGTTTATCAACATGAATATAATCAATGGAAAGAACACTTAATAAAAAACTTTCTGTAA
- a CDS encoding mannose/fructose/sorbose PTS transporter subunit IIA, with amino-acid sequence MVGIIIASHGEFASGILQSGTMIFGEQENVKAVTLMPSEGPDNVKAKMKEAISTFDNQDEVLFLVDLWGGTPFNQATGLIEEHKDKWAIVAGLNLPMLIEAFASRFSMNTAHEIAAHILDTAREGIKVSPENLEPVTASAPTAAKSVNAGAPGKFEYVLARIDSRLLHGQVATAWTKTTQPTRIIVVSDEVAKDELRKKLIQQAAPPGVKAHVVPVKKMIELAKDDQHFGGQRALLLFENPQDALRAVEGGVPLKTINVGSMAHSLGKVQPNKVLAFNQDDINAFAKLKEAGLSFDVRKVPNDSKGNMDEIIKRAQEELAKRK; translated from the coding sequence ATGGTAGGAATCATCATTGCTAGTCACGGTGAATTTGCTAGTGGTATCTTGCAATCTGGAACGATGATCTTTGGAGAGCAAGAAAATGTAAAAGCTGTTACATTGATGCCAAGTGAAGGACCGGATAATGTAAAGGCCAAAATGAAAGAAGCAATTTCCACTTTCGACAATCAAGACGAAGTATTATTCTTAGTCGATCTTTGGGGTGGAACCCCTTTCAATCAAGCGACCGGCTTAATTGAAGAACATAAAGACAAATGGGCAATCGTTGCAGGCTTGAATTTACCAATGCTGATTGAAGCTTTTGCATCACGCTTCTCCATGAACACAGCGCATGAAATTGCCGCACATATTTTGGATACAGCTAGAGAAGGGATTAAAGTAAGCCCTGAAAATCTAGAGCCAGTAACGGCATCTGCTCCAACTGCTGCTAAATCAGTAAATGCAGGGGCTCCTGGGAAATTTGAATATGTATTAGCACGTATCGATTCCCGTTTACTTCACGGACAAGTAGCAACGGCTTGGACAAAGACAACACAGCCTACTCGTATTATCGTTGTATCGGATGAAGTAGCAAAGGATGAACTTCGAAAGAAATTGATCCAACAAGCTGCTCCTCCAGGGGTGAAAGCGCACGTTGTTCCTGTGAAAAAAATGATCGAGCTTGCGAAAGATGATCAACACTTTGGCGGTCAGCGCGCATTGCTTCTATTTGAAAACCCACAAGATGCACTTAGAGCAGTTGAGGGTGGTGTTCCATTGAAGACAATCAACGTAGGTTCGATGGCACACTCACTAGGTAAAGTTCAACCAAATAAGGTATTGGCTTTTAACCAAGACGATATTAATGCATTTGCTAAGTTAAAAGAAGCTGGTTTAAGCTTCGACGTACGTAAAGTTCCAAACGATTCAAAAGGTAACATGGATGAAATTATTAAGAGAGCTCAAGAAGAGCTGGCCAAACGAAAATAA
- a CDS encoding PTS mannose/fructose/sorbose transporter subunit IIC: MDLNMIQILLVIIVAFLAGVEGILDEFHFHQPIIACTLIGLVTGELVPCLILGGTLQMIALGWANIGAAVAPDAALASVASAIILVLSGQGDAGVSSAIAIAVPLAVAGLLLTIIVRTIATGLAHLMDAAAKEGNIRKVELWHIVAICLQGLRIAIPAALIIAIGAGPVSDLLTAMPAWLTNGLAIGGGMVVAVGYAMVINMMATKEVWPFFAIGFVLATVSQITLIGLGAIGVALALIYIALSNKGGSGNGGNGNTGDPLGDIIDNY; this comes from the coding sequence ATGGATTTGAATATGATTCAAATATTATTAGTCATTATTGTCGCATTTTTAGCTGGTGTGGAAGGAATCCTAGATGAATTTCACTTTCATCAACCAATCATTGCCTGTACGTTAATCGGTTTAGTTACAGGAGAATTGGTTCCATGTTTAATCTTAGGTGGTACCCTTCAAATGATTGCTCTAGGTTGGGCAAACATTGGAGCGGCTGTTGCTCCTGATGCTGCGTTAGCATCTGTTGCATCTGCTATTATTTTAGTCTTAAGTGGTCAAGGGGATGCAGGGGTATCTTCTGCTATTGCGATTGCTGTTCCACTTGCAGTTGCAGGTTTATTATTAACAATCATCGTTCGTACAATTGCTACAGGATTAGCGCATTTAATGGATGCTGCTGCAAAAGAAGGAAACATCAGAAAAGTGGAGTTATGGCATATTGTCGCGATCTGCTTGCAAGGTTTACGTATTGCGATTCCAGCTGCATTAATTATTGCGATTGGTGCAGGTCCGGTGAGCGACTTACTTACTGCTATGCCAGCTTGGTTAACAAACGGTTTAGCAATCGGTGGAGGAATGGTAGTAGCAGTTGGTTATGCAATGGTTATTAACATGATGGCTACAAAAGAAGTATGGCCGTTCTTTGCAATTGGTTTTGTATTAGCAACTGTTTCACAAATCACACTTATTGGTCTTGGTGCTATCGGTGTTGCTCTTGCCCTTATCTATATAGCTCTTTCTAACAAAGGCGGTTCTGGTAATGGCGGAAATGGAAACACTGGTGACCCGTTAGGCGATATTATCGATAATTACTAA
- a CDS encoding oxidoreductase, whose translation MLTIGYIGNGKSTNRYHLPFVLQRENIKVKTIYQRNPKNESWDRIAGVNYTSDLDELLNDKDIQLVVICTRHDSHYEYTKLALEHNKHCLVEKPFMETSEQAKEIFAMAREKGLIVQAYQNRRFDSDFLTVQKVIEEGKLGDLLEVEMHYDYYRPEVPESSQSYNPAESFLYGHGCHTLDQVISYFGKPDQIHYDVRQLLGQGRMNDYFDLDLYYGKLKVSVKSSYFRLKERPSFVVHGKKGCFIKETKDRQEEHLKLFYMPANKDFGVDTIKHYGVLTYMDEEGTIHEESVKSVNGDYGRVYDDLYKAIINGEEKTITDDQILLQMEILETGVKNLK comes from the coding sequence ATGCTTACAATTGGTTATATTGGAAATGGAAAAAGCACGAATAGATACCATCTTCCGTTTGTACTGCAAAGAGAGAATATAAAGGTAAAAACCATTTATCAAAGAAATCCTAAGAATGAGAGTTGGGATCGAATTGCAGGAGTAAATTATACATCGGATTTAGATGAACTATTAAATGACAAGGACATTCAACTTGTTGTTATCTGCACAAGACATGACAGTCATTATGAATACACAAAATTAGCGCTAGAACATAATAAGCACTGTTTAGTTGAAAAGCCTTTTATGGAAACTTCCGAACAGGCAAAAGAAATATTTGCAATGGCAAGAGAGAAAGGTTTAATTGTACAGGCCTATCAAAACAGACGCTTTGATAGTGATTTTCTAACCGTTCAAAAAGTGATCGAAGAGGGAAAACTAGGGGACTTGCTGGAAGTGGAAATGCATTATGATTATTATCGTCCCGAAGTACCAGAATCTTCCCAGTCTTATAATCCAGCAGAGTCATTTTTATATGGACATGGCTGTCATACACTTGATCAGGTTATCAGTTATTTTGGCAAGCCAGATCAAATTCATTATGATGTAAGACAATTATTAGGACAAGGAAGAATGAATGACTACTTTGATTTAGACTTGTATTATGGAAAGTTAAAGGTTTCTGTGAAATCTAGTTATTTTAGATTGAAAGAAAGACCTAGCTTTGTTGTTCATGGGAAAAAGGGATGCTTTATAAAAGAAACAAAGGATCGTCAAGAGGAGCATTTAAAGTTATTTTACATGCCTGCTAACAAAGATTTTGGTGTGGATACTATAAAACACTATGGAGTACTAACATATATGGATGAAGAGGGAACAATCCATGAAGAATCAGTGAAATCCGTAAATGGCGATTATGGAAGAGTATATGATGATTTATATAAAGCAATCATCAATGGGGAAGAGAAGACGATAACGGATGACCAGATTCTTTTACAAATGGAAATATTAGAAACAGGTGTTAAGAACTTAAAGTGA